The Deltaproteobacteria bacterium region AGCACATCGGCGAGAGAAGCGCCGAAAAGGCGTTCAAGCGTGACCACCGTCAGTGCGCCGAAAAACCAGCCGAGCAGCGGGACCCGTGAATAAGGCGCCAGGAAGTCCCGGAGACGGGACTTCACACGTTCGGCGTTCCCCCCGTTTCCTTTTCCCCCCGTCATCGGCCGGCTACAGCCTCAACCGGGCGCTGTACGGCTCCCCGAAAAATCCGTGCGGCCGCACCGTCAGGATCAGCAGGAT contains the following coding sequences:
- a CDS encoding branched-chain amino acid ABC transporter permease produces the protein MKSRLRDFLAPYSRVPLLGWFFGALTVVTLERLFGASLADVLGLQKIPVLFGFSDMLKNPALIPGVILYMLIVYAVPAAVA